The genome window CTTCGAGGCCTACGTCGAACACGTCATCGTGACCTTGATTCCGGGCTGATGGCGCACGGTCCCGTCGCTGCCGACGCCCTGGAGGCCGTGCATCGGCATGTGGCCGCGGGCGACTACCGGGCTGCCGATGCGCTGTGCGAGCGCGCCTTGGACGCTGCGCCCGCCGATCTGGCGCTACGCCGCGCGCATGCGCTGCTGCTGATGGACAGCGGCGCGTTCGCGCGCGCCGCCCACGCCTGGGCGCTGCTGGCGGCGGCCGAACCGAGTGTGGAGGCATGCAGCCGCAGCGCGATCTGCCTGGCCCGCCTCGGCGAGCATGCGCAGGCCGTGCCCGCGTTCGAGCGCGCCTTGCAGCTGGCCGCCGACGCGTTCCTGGTACGGCTGTGGTATGCCGAAAGCCTGGAGGCGCTCGGGCGCCACGACGAGGCGCTGCCGATGTACTTCGCGGCGGTGCGCACGGCGCAGGCCAAGGGGCGCTGGCTCGACCAGGCCAGTACCGCGCCCGAATTACGGACGCGCGTGGTCGCCGCGATGCAGCGGATCGATCAGGGGCGGCACGCGTTGTTTGTCGCCGCGATCCAGCCGTTGCTCGATCGCTTCGGCGAGACCGCGCTGCGCCGGGTGATGGCGGCATTGCGCATCTATCTCGGGCTGCAGGCGCGGCCTGCGGACGATGGCCAGCATCCGACCTTCCTGTACGTCCCGGATCTGGATCCGTCGCCCTATCTGGGGGCTGCGCGCTTCCCCTGGTACGACCGGCTGCAGGACGCTGCCGCCGGGATCGTCGAGGAGGTGCACCAGGTCCTGGCGTCGCGGCAGTCGGTGCAACCGTTCCTGGATTTCAGCAACGGCGCGTCGCCGCAGGACTATCTCGTCGGCCAGCGCGGCGACGGCGCCTGGGATGCGTATTTCTTCTACCGGCACGGGCAGGCCTACCCGCAGAACCTGCAGCATTGCCCGCGCACGGCCGCCGCGTTGGCACAGGTGCCGTTGACCCGGATCGACGGGCATGCGCCGGAGGTCTTGTTCTCGATCCTGGCGCCCGGCACCACGATCAAGCCGCATTACGGCGTGACCAATGCGCGCGTGGTGACCCACCTGCCCTTGATCGTGCCGCCGGACTGCGCGCTCGAGGTCGCCGGCATCGCGCATGCCTGGGAGGTCGGGCGCCTGGTCACCTTCAACGACACCTGCCTGCACCAGGCCTGGAACCGCAGCGAGCGGGTACGGGTGGTGACGATCCTGGACACCTGGCACCCGGATCTGGACGAAGCCGAGACGCAGGCGCTGCGGCAACTGGTCGAGACGATCGGCGCGTTCAACCTGCGCGCCGGCGTCTGAGCGGCGCCGGCCGCGGTGCGCGTCGTGCGCTCCGCGGCGCAGCTCAGCGCTTGAACATGAGGTAGGTCGAGAGGATGTACTTGTCGTTGGAAACGGGCGGCTCGCCGACGTGCTGGTACATCCAGTAGGGCGGGAACATCAGCAGCCTGCCCGCGCGGGGCGCGGTTTCCACGTCGAGGTCGCAGAAGCGCGTGTTTCCGCCTTCGCCGACGTCGTTGAGGTACCACAGGAACACCAGGTAGCGCTCCGAGACCGCGTCGAGCGCGTCGAAGTGCGGCTGGAAGCGATCGGTGCCGCCCACCTGGTATTTCTTCAGGATCAGTCGGTCGATCGTCGGCCGGTACGGGATGGGCAGGGTCAGGCCCAGCTCCTGGTTGTAGCGGGCCAGGTAGTGCTCGATCCGGTCCAGGAAAAAGCCCAGGAAGGCCGGATCGGCGAGCTTGCCGACGTCCAGCTCGGTCCAGTTGCTCTCGGCGAGCGCGGCGTGGAGCGTGCTGCCGTTGCGCAGGTGGTGCGCGCGGGACGATTCGAACCCGTCGATCAACTGCTGGCAGAACGGGATGGGCAGCGCGTCGTCGTAGCTGCGGATGTAGTCGCTCAGCGCTTTCATGGGGTGCGCGCCTCCAGGTCATAGCCCCAATGTGTCGCGACCGGCTGCAGGATCGGCAGCGCACTGGCCAGCCAGGGCGCATAGGGATGCCAGCGGCCCACCGCGCGCTGGTTCACCGGTTCCACCACCTGCGCATAACTGGGGGTGCTGATGTAGCCCTTGCGTGCGGCATGTTGCGAGAAATCGGCCAGGAACCCGGCCTGGTCGATGCCCAGGAAGTCGCCGATGCGTTGCACCTGCGCAAGGAAATCGGCCACCGTTTCCTCGTACTTGAGGATCAGCAACTGCGGCTGCAGCAGCGCCTGATGGTGGATCCAGAAACGCATCGCGTTCACGTAGCTCTTGGCCAGGCGCTCGAGCGTGGAGCACAGCACCATGAAGGCCGGCGAGCGGAAGTTCTGCATGTAGCAGCTCAACAGCACGTCGCAGGGGTGTCGCAGGGCGAGGATGATCTTCGCGGCGGGGAACATGCGCATGATCACCGGCAGGCGCAACATGTTCAGCGGGTTCTTGTCGACCAGTTGCTGGCCGGGGGCCAGGGTCGCGACCTTGGCGACTTCCGCCCAGTACACCTGGCGCATTGCTGCGACCTGGTCCTGGTCCAGCGCGTCCAGGTCGTACGGGTAGCGCTTGCCCTGCGCCTCCATCCATTCGATGCAGCGCTGCAGGATCGCGCGTTCGTCCATCGACACGTAGCGCGGATGCGCATCGAGCATCTGTTCGAGCATGGTGGTGCCCGAGCGGGGAAAGCCGACGATGAACACCGGCGATGCGTCGCTGTCCGGCGCCGTGCCGTGCGGGTCCGTGGCGAACGGGTTGTCCAGCCACAGGCTGGAGATCTGCAGCGGTTCTTCGCCGGAGTGGGCGATTTCCGGAATGGTCTCGGCGGCGAGCTTGAACTGCAGAGCGTGCGCCTTCTCCAGCATGGCCATCGCCGCGGCGGGCTCGCCTTGCTTGTCGTCGATGCCGGCCAGCGCAAAGTAGGCGTTGGCCTCGATCTGCACCTGCGGTTGCAGGGCCAGCAGTTCGGTCGTGGCGGCGCGCGCGGCGGCGTAGTCCTTGCGGCGCAGCGCCAGCGCCGATTGCAGTTGCAGCAGGTCGATGCGGGTCTGCCGGTCGTCCTGCGCGGCGAGAGCGCTCGCCTGCTGCCACAGCGTCTCGGCCTGCGTGATGCGATTGGTGCGTTCGTGCAGCTGCGCCAGGCGGATCAGGTTGGAGAGCGACGGCGCCTGGCCGTGCTGCGCCTGCGACAGCAACGCCTCGGCCTCGTCGGTTCTGCCGACCTGGATCAGCGCACCGGCCAGGTCCTCGCGCAGGTCGTCGGGCAAGTGCGGCCACACTGCTGGCGGCGGGAGCAGGGCGGCGGCCCGCTGCGCATCGCCGCACTCGAAGCAGGCGATGGCGGCGTGGATGCGTGCTTCCGGCTGCGCCGGATCCAGGTCGACCGCGTCCAGCAGGCGGTGCCGCGCACGCGCGATGTCGCCCATGTCCAGCAGCAGCAGGCCATGGTCGACCAGATAGTGGTAGGTCTGCGGCGCGAGGGCGAGCGCCTGCCGGTAGGCCTGGTCGGCGTCGGCATGCTCGCCAAGGGTACGCAGCGCCATGCCCAGATTGGCCCAGTGCGCCGACTCCTGCGGCTGCAGGCGGGTCAGGGTGCGGTAGTGCGTGGCCGCTCCGGCCACGTCGCCGCTCTGTTGCAGCGCCATCGCCAGCAGCGTGTGCCAGCCGGGATCGTGCGGCGCCGTGGCCAGTGCCTGCCGGCACAGGTCGCCTGCCGCGTCGGCCCAGCCTTGTTCGATGAGATGGATCGCGTATTGCAGCTGTGGTGCGTTCATTCCGGTCTGCCAAAAAAGAGGGCCGCGCGAATGCTTCGCGCGGCCCTCGTCGTCACGTCAGGAGCGGACTGAGCGAGCTCAGAAGCTCATGCTGTAGCGAGCCCACAGGTAGCGGCCAACGGTGTCGAAGCTGTTCACGTCCGTGTTGGCGTTCAGCACGTTGTTCTGATACAGCATGGGCGGCTGCTTGTCGAACACGTTGTCCAGGCCCACTTCCACCTTCGAATTGAACCACGGCAGCGCGTAGTTCACGCTGACGCTGTGCAGGAAGTAGGAACCGTAGGGAACCACCACGTACGGCAGGCCGGCGTCGGCGCTGCGGTTCTGCGCCGGATCGGCGCTGCCGATGTCGAACGGACCGACGTAGCGCACGCGCCAGCTCGCGCCCAAGTCGCCCTTCTGCCAGTTCACGAACAGGCGGCCGCGGACACGCGAGTACAGGCCGTAGCTCTTGTTGTAGGTGCCGGCGATATGGGTCACCACGCCCGCCGGATCGGCCGGGTTGGTCTTGTTGTCGTAGCGCGCGATGTAGGTGCCGTCCAGGCCGAAGGTGTAGCTACCCCAGGCGGTGTCCGGCAGACGGTAGCGCAGCGCCAGATCCCAGCCCTTGGTATCCAGGCGGCCCAGGTTGACGATCGGCTCGCGGATGAAGTTCACCTGGCCGTCGGCATAGCGGTTGATGAAGCCGCAGAACGGGCTGTTGTTGTCGGTGTAGCAGATGTCGGCCACGGTCTGCGCATCGGCGCGGTTGATCGTGTCGTTCAGGTACAGGCGCCAGTAGTCCAGGCTGGCCGAGAAGCCCGGCAGCCATTCCGGGTCATAGACCACGCCCCAGTCGAACGACTTGCCCTGTTCCGGCTTCAGGTCGAAGCCCGCAGCGACCGAACCCGACCACACGCCGGTGGTCTGCGACATGCCGCTCGGGGTGATGCCGGTGGCGCCCGGGATGGCGGTCGCGCCGGCGCCGGCGCCGCACGCCGCTTCATGGTCGCGCGGGGTGCCGGTGCGGCCGTAGCCGAGGCAGGGATCGGCGAAATTCGGCGCATCGCCGCTGGCGCCGGCGTACAGGTTCTCGATCGTCGGCGCGCGGAACACCTCGGCGACCGTGCCGCGCAGCAGCAGGCTCTGGATCGGACGCCACTCCAGCTGGACCTTGCTGTTGGTGGTGTTGCCGAAGGTGTTGTAGTCCGAATAGCGCGAGCCCAGGGTCAGCGCCAGCAGGTGCGCGAACGGCACCTCGGACAGCAGCGGCACGTACAGTTCGGCGTACAGTTCCTTCACGTTGTACTTGCCGCTCAGCGGGGTGCCGCAGGCTTCCTGCGAGATGAAGCAGTTGCCGTTGGCATTGGCGATGGCGATGTAGTCGACCGCGTTCTTCTGGTACTCCTCGCGCCAGGACACGCCCACCGCCAGCTGCGTGGCGCCGGCCGGCAGCGAGAACAGCTCGCCGCTGGCGTTGGCTTCGAAGCTGCGCATCTGGTAGGTGGTGGAGTAGGTCGGACGCGCCTCGTACTTGCCGAGGGTCGCAATGGTCTGCGGGTCGTTGATGTTGAAGATGTTCAACGGGGTGCAGCCGGCGATCACCGCGCCGGCGCTGCCGCACTTGACCACGCCATCGGTGTCGCGGAACGACGGGCCCAGCGCGTCGCGCAGGCCGGCGTAGTACACGTAGCCGTAGCTGGTGTTCTCGCGGGTGTAGTGGCCGTAGTTCATGGCCGCGTCCCACTTCCAGGTGCTGTCGCCGACGAAGCCTTCCAGACCGGCCACGACCTGGTCGGTGATGGTGCTGTAGTAGGAACGGCGCTGGCCCAGCGAGGTGAAGCGGGTCAGCAACTGGTTGTACTGGTTGCCGCCGTTGTCCGCACCGAAGTTGGTGCCGAACGGGTTGTAGAAGTTGTTGGCGGAGATCACCACCTTGTCGCCACGGGCGTCGAACGGCAGCGGCGCGATCGCGAAGTTGGAGCTGGTCTTGTTGTGGTAGACCTGGGCGAAGGCGTTGATGCTGTCGGTGATCTGATAGTTGGCCAGGAAGAACGCGTTGGTGCGCTCCTGCGGCGTCATGATCAGGTTGGTGGCCTGGTAGTTGAAGGAGTCGGTCGCGCCGGAGTAGCAGCGATAATCCCCCTGCGAGGCGCCGGTCGCACCGGGCTTCAGGGTGACGGTGGAGCAGCCGCCGTACTGGGGACGCAGGGCGGCCGGCACGGTGATGCGGCCACGCGGATTGCGGCTGGAGCCGAGCACGGTGACCGCGCCGCTGTACAGGTAGGTCGCGTCCTTGGAGTACTTGCGGTCGGCGGAGGAGATGCCGTCGAACTTGTTGTAGTTCAGGCCGACCATGATGTTGCCGCGATCGCCGACCTGACCGAAGGTCAGCGAGCCGCCGCTGCGCGCGCCGTCGTTCAGATGCGTCGCCTGACCGTAGTCGACGCTGACCGCCAGGCCTTCGAAGTCCTTGCGCAGGATGAAGTTGACCACGCCGGCCACGGCATCGGAGCCGTACACCGCCGAGGCGCCGCTGGTCAGCACTTCGATGCGCTCCACGGCGCTGGCGGGGATCGAGTTGACGTCGTTGTTGACGACGCGACGGCCGTTGACCAGCAGCAGGGTGCGCTCGTCGCCGAGGCCGCGCAGGTCGACCGAGGACTTGCCGTCGCCGCCGCCGTTGTTGACCGCCGGGGTGGCCGGCGCGCCGGACATCGCCGGCAGTTCCTGGACCAGGTCGCCGAGGGTCAGCTTGCCGGTCTGCTCGATCGCGGCGCGATCGATCACGACCACCGGGCTGGCGGTCTCGGTTTCAACGCGGGCAACGCGCGAGCCGGTGACCTGGATGGTGTCCAGGGTCTTGGACGCATCGTTGGAGGAGCTGTCCTGGGCCACGGCCGCGCCGGTGCTGAGCAACGCGGTGGTGCCGGCAGCGAGGGCGCACGCGATCGCGTCGCGCAAGCGATGGGTCTTGCAATTCATTGGCTCTCTCTCCGAAAGGTGTATGTCAGCTGAGTTCTCCTGCGGAGGCGCCGAAAAAGCGATGCCAAAAACCGCGGGGTAAGCCGATGTTAACTTTGTCTTCAGAGAAATTAAAGAGTCGTTAATGGGCGTGTAATTTCAGTGATGTATATCACGCTTGTTCAGGCAATAAAAAAGCCTCCGCGAGGAGGCTTTTTCGTTTCGAAACAGCACGTTGCCAGTGGCCGCTACAGATCCTGCTCGTAGCGCACGTAGGGAATGGTGCCTTCTTCGGTGCTGATGTTGTTCGGCGAGAACGGGTTCTTGCCGCGGGTGATGACGTTCTCGGCGCCGACGGTCAGCTGGCCGCTCCACGGGGTGCGCCAGGTCAGGCCCACGCCCAGGCCGGTCCACTTGCCGGGCTGGCCGGGGGCGTCGACGACACGGCCGATGACGTTGGCGCTGAACGAGCCGTAGCCGCCGCCGATGCTCAGGCTCTTGCTGTCCCAGCGGTCGAGCATCGCCGGGGTGGCGTCGGCGATCGGGACCAGGCGCGCCTTGGCGTAGGTGCCGCCGATCGAGACGAAGCCCTCGCGGCCAATGTTCTGCTGCGCGAAGACGGTCAGGTCGTTCTGCTCCATCCGCATCGACGGCGTCTTGTTGGCGCCGGCCAGCCAGGCGGGGAGGTTCTCGCGGCCGGTGCCGGCCGACAGCGACAGGCGCCCGCCGGGGCGGTTGAAGGTGGTGGTGGCGGCGACGTGGTGGCCGGTGGTGCCGTCGTCGTCGCCCAGGCTGGCCAGCATGCAGTGGCTGGCCAGCCCGCTGATGCTGCTGCCGCTGGCGCTGTTGCACAGCAGGCCCAGCGAGTCACCGGAGGACAGGCCGAACGCGGCATCCAGGGAGTTGCGGCCGAAATGCCAGCGCGCGCCGACCGCCTGCTCGCCGGTGGGCTCCAGATACAACAGTGCCTCGACCTTGCCGCTGCCCTTGTTCCAGACCGGCAGCACGGTGCGGTCCTGGCCAGTGGCCGGCTTGTTCTGCGCGTGTGCGCCCGTGCTCGCCGCAAGGGCGATCAGCAGGGCGAGCGGTAGGCGCAGAAAGGGTCGCATCAGCAGTCTGAGACTTGGGGCGGGCACAAAAGTTCCCGCCGGGCAGGGTGGTCGATGCTAGTGGATTTATGTTTCTTTAACAAGTCGGACTCCCCGGTCGCGACGCGCGTTTCAGCTAGTGCAAGCGCTCCGAGGATGTCGGTTCAGCCTGCGTTACGGCAAACAATACGCCGAATTCCGTCAAAGGGAAGTCATAGTGCCGGCCGCAGAACTCGCAACGGATCTCAACTTGGCCGGTGGCCTCGGCGGCGGCCCGTGCTTCCTCCTCGCCCAGCGAGCGCAGCATCGCCGCCACCCGCTCGCGCGAGCACGAGCAGCCGAAGCGCAGCGGGCGGTCGCCCAGCAGTTCCGGGGTCTCTTCGTGGAACAGCCGGTGCAGCAGGGTCTCGGCCGGTGTCGCCAGCAGTTCGGCCTCGCCAACGGTCTCGAACAGCGCACCGGCGCGGTTCCAGCCGTCCTCGTCGCCGGCGTCGCCGGGCAGCTTCTGCAGCAGCAGGCCAGCGGCGTGGCTGCCGTCGGCGGCCAGGATCAGCCGCGTCGGCAACTGCTCGGACTGGCGGAAGTAGTCCTCGAAGGCCTCGTCCAGCTCGGCCGAGGACAGCGCCACCAGGCTCTGGTAGCGCTGCGGTTCGCGCGGGTCCAGGCCGGGGTTCTCGATGGTGATCGCCAGCAGGGCGTCGTCGCCGAGCGCGCGCAGGTCGCGCGGCGCGTCCTGGCCTTCGCCCAGCTGGACGATGCCGCGCAGCGTGCCGGCGGCGGTGCATTCGGCGAACAGGGTGCGCAGTGCGCCCTGGCTGCGCAACTGCACCGACAGGCGTCCGTCGACCTTGGTGTGGCCGGTGAACAGGGCTGCGGCGACGCAGGCCTCGCCCAGCAGTTCGGTGGCCGCGGCGGGGTAGCTGGCCGGCGCCAGGATCTCGCGCCAGGTGTCGTGCAGGCGCACGTGCACGCCGCGCACGCCGGCGTCGGGCAGCAGGAAGCGGGTCAGACGATCGTCGGAAGAATGCATTGCGGCCTCGCTGCGCATGGGAAGATGGCGACCGCACGATAGTGGATCATCACGGTGGACCAGGTCGAAGAACGCATAGGAATGGGGGCGGCGCGCCGCGATGCAAGTGGCGCCGCGCCGGCGCGTCCGCGCTCCAGGCGCTGGCGGCGCTGGGTGCTGCTGGCGCCGTTGGTCTTCGTGCTGGCGAGCGCGTCGCAGGTGCTGCTGCTGCGCTTCGTCGATCCGCCGTTCTCGGCGATGATGCTGGAGCGGCAGTTGGGCGCCTGGGCCGGCGGCGACTGGTCGTACCGCATCGCCTACGACTGGCGCGATGCCGCGCAGATCGCACCGAGCCTGCCGATCTCGCTGGTCGCCGCGGAGGATCAGCGCTTTCCCAGCCATCATGGCTTCGACCTGGACGCGATCGAGAAGGCGCGCGACCACAACGCGCGCGGCGGGCGCCTGCGAGGGGCCAGCACGATCAGCCAGCAGGTCGCCAAGAACCTGTTCCTGTGGCAGGGCCGCAGCTGGCTGCGCAAGGGATTGGAGGCCTGGTACACGGTGCTGATCGAGGCGCTGTGGTCGAAGCAGCGCATTCTCGAGGTGTACGCCAACGTGGCCGAGTTCGGTGACGGCGTGTACGGCGCGCAGGCGGCGGCGCGCAGCTTCTGGAACAAGGACGCGGCGCAGCTGACGCCGGCGCAGAGCGCGCTGCTGGCGGCGGTGCTGCCGGCGCCGCAGCGCTACAACGCCGCCCGTCCCGGCCCTTATGTGCAGGGGCGGGC of Xanthomonas sacchari contains these proteins:
- a CDS encoding Hsp33 family molecular chaperone HslO, whose product is MHSSDDRLTRFLLPDAGVRGVHVRLHDTWREILAPASYPAAATELLGEACVAAALFTGHTKVDGRLSVQLRSQGALRTLFAECTAAGTLRGIVQLGEGQDAPRDLRALGDDALLAITIENPGLDPREPQRYQSLVALSSAELDEAFEDYFRQSEQLPTRLILAADGSHAAGLLLQKLPGDAGDEDGWNRAGALFETVGEAELLATPAETLLHRLFHEETPELLGDRPLRFGCSCSRERVAAMLRSLGEEEARAAAEATGQVEIRCEFCGRHYDFPLTEFGVLFAVTQAEPTSSERLH
- a CDS encoding tetratricopeptide repeat-containing sulfotransferase family protein translates to MNAPQLQYAIHLIEQGWADAAGDLCRQALATAPHDPGWHTLLAMALQQSGDVAGAATHYRTLTRLQPQESAHWANLGMALRTLGEHADADQAYRQALALAPQTYHYLVDHGLLLLDMGDIARARHRLLDAVDLDPAQPEARIHAAIACFECGDAQRAAALLPPPAVWPHLPDDLREDLAGALIQVGRTDEAEALLSQAQHGQAPSLSNLIRLAQLHERTNRITQAETLWQQASALAAQDDRQTRIDLLQLQSALALRRKDYAAARAATTELLALQPQVQIEANAYFALAGIDDKQGEPAAAMAMLEKAHALQFKLAAETIPEIAHSGEEPLQISSLWLDNPFATDPHGTAPDSDASPVFIVGFPRSGTTMLEQMLDAHPRYVSMDERAILQRCIEWMEAQGKRYPYDLDALDQDQVAAMRQVYWAEVAKVATLAPGQQLVDKNPLNMLRLPVIMRMFPAAKIILALRHPCDVLLSCYMQNFRSPAFMVLCSTLERLAKSYVNAMRFWIHHQALLQPQLLILKYEETVADFLAQVQRIGDFLGIDQAGFLADFSQHAARKGYISTPSYAQVVEPVNQRAVGRWHPYAPWLASALPILQPVATHWGYDLEARTP
- the mtgA gene encoding monofunctional biosynthetic peptidoglycan transglycosylase, which produces MGAARRDASGAAPARPRSRRWRRWVLLAPLVFVLASASQVLLLRFVDPPFSAMMLERQLGAWAGGDWSYRIAYDWRDAAQIAPSLPISLVAAEDQRFPSHHGFDLDAIEKARDHNARGGRLRGASTISQQVAKNLFLWQGRSWLRKGLEAWYTVLIEALWSKQRILEVYANVAEFGDGVYGAQAAARSFWNKDAAQLTPAQSALLAAVLPAPQRYNAARPGPYVQGRANWIQRQTRQLGGPAYLQAP
- a CDS encoding 2OG-Fe(II) oxygenase family protein; this encodes MKALSDYIRSYDDALPIPFCQQLIDGFESSRAHHLRNGSTLHAALAESNWTELDVGKLADPAFLGFFLDRIEHYLARYNQELGLTLPIPYRPTIDRLILKKYQVGGTDRFQPHFDALDAVSERYLVFLWYLNDVGEGGNTRFCDLDVETAPRAGRLLMFPPYWMYQHVGEPPVSNDKYILSTYLMFKR
- a CDS encoding TonB-dependent receptor plug domain-containing protein, whose protein sequence is MNCKTHRLRDAIACALAAGTTALLSTGAAVAQDSSSNDASKTLDTIQVTGSRVARVETETASPVVVIDRAAIEQTGKLTLGDLVQELPAMSGAPATPAVNNGGGDGKSSVDLRGLGDERTLLLVNGRRVVNNDVNSIPASAVERIEVLTSGASAVYGSDAVAGVVNFILRKDFEGLAVSVDYGQATHLNDGARSGGSLTFGQVGDRGNIMVGLNYNKFDGISSADRKYSKDATYLYSGAVTVLGSSRNPRGRITVPAALRPQYGGCSTVTLKPGATGASQGDYRCYSGATDSFNYQATNLIMTPQERTNAFFLANYQITDSINAFAQVYHNKTSSNFAIAPLPFDARGDKVVISANNFYNPFGTNFGADNGGNQYNQLLTRFTSLGQRRSYYSTITDQVVAGLEGFVGDSTWKWDAAMNYGHYTRENTSYGYVYYAGLRDALGPSFRDTDGVVKCGSAGAVIAGCTPLNIFNINDPQTIATLGKYEARPTYSTTYQMRSFEANASGELFSLPAGATQLAVGVSWREEYQKNAVDYIAIANANGNCFISQEACGTPLSGKYNVKELYAELYVPLLSEVPFAHLLALTLGSRYSDYNTFGNTTNSKVQLEWRPIQSLLLRGTVAEVFRAPTIENLYAGASGDAPNFADPCLGYGRTGTPRDHEAACGAGAGATAIPGATGITPSGMSQTTGVWSGSVAAGFDLKPEQGKSFDWGVVYDPEWLPGFSASLDYWRLYLNDTINRADAQTVADICYTDNNSPFCGFINRYADGQVNFIREPIVNLGRLDTKGWDLALRYRLPDTAWGSYTFGLDGTYIARYDNKTNPADPAGVVTHIAGTYNKSYGLYSRVRGRLFVNWQKGDLGASWRVRYVGPFDIGSADPAQNRSADAGLPYVVVPYGSYFLHSVSVNYALPWFNSKVEVGLDNVFDKQPPMLYQNNVLNANTDVNSFDTVGRYLWARYSMSF
- a CDS encoding aspartyl/asparaginyl beta-hydroxylase domain-containing protein encodes the protein MAHGPVAADALEAVHRHVAAGDYRAADALCERALDAAPADLALRRAHALLLMDSGAFARAAHAWALLAAAEPSVEACSRSAICLARLGEHAQAVPAFERALQLAADAFLVRLWYAESLEALGRHDEALPMYFAAVRTAQAKGRWLDQASTAPELRTRVVAAMQRIDQGRHALFVAAIQPLLDRFGETALRRVMAALRIYLGLQARPADDGQHPTFLYVPDLDPSPYLGAARFPWYDRLQDAAAGIVEEVHQVLASRQSVQPFLDFSNGASPQDYLVGQRGDGAWDAYFFYRHGQAYPQNLQHCPRTAAALAQVPLTRIDGHAPEVLFSILAPGTTIKPHYGVTNARVVTHLPLIVPPDCALEVAGIAHAWEVGRLVTFNDTCLHQAWNRSERVRVVTILDTWHPDLDEAETQALRQLVETIGAFNLRAGV